One Eurosta solidaginis isolate ZX-2024a chromosome 5, ASM4086904v1, whole genome shotgun sequence DNA segment encodes these proteins:
- the Tom gene encoding enhancer of split malpha protein yields the protein MTFLTREYNFHANELAAVKDQHKMAMRSVKKLLRPLMRIIKKKQLLQKTLAEVKQQNDYNSSLEDMRKDPAALNAHDDNLANEALEQRLHKELQHCAPTAAIIVRQGDSQQILPVQQQQQHYIPVHFARTANGTFFWTSMDMPRQQELQLRQQLDRWGQA from the coding sequence ATGACTTTTCTAACGCGTGAATATAATTTTCACGCCAACGAATTGGCCGCCGTTAAAGATCAACATAAAATGGCAATGCGCAGCGTTAAGAAACTTTTACGCCCACTAATGCGTAtcatcaagaagaagcaattgtTGCAAAAAACACTCGCTGAAGTCAAACAACAGAATGATTACAATTCTTCACTGGAAGATATGCGTAAAGATCCAGCCGCACTCAATGCACACGATGACAATTTGGCGAATGAAGCTTTAGAGCAAAGGCTACATAAAGAATTGCAACATTGTGCACCCACAGCAGCGATAATTGTACGTCAAGGTGATAGTCAACAAATTTTGCccgtacaacaacagcaacaacactacATTCCGGTACATTTTGCGCGCACCGCTAACGGTACATTCTTTTGGACATCAATGGATATGCCGCGCCAACAAGAGTTACAATTGCGTCAGCAACTCGATCGTTGGGGTCAAGCGTGA